GAGCGTGTTGGCAAAGACGGTGTGATCACCGTCGAAGAAGGCAAAACTCGCGAAACTTCGGTCGAATACGTCGACGGAATGCAGTTCGACAAAGGTTACATCTCGCCCTACTTCATCACTGATGCGGGCACGATGGAAGCCAGCCTCGAGAACGCATTGGTGTTGCTGTACGAAAAGAAGATCAGCAACATTCGTGACCTCGTTCCGTTGTTGGAAAAGTCGGCTCAAACCGGCCAACCATTGTTGATCATCGCCGAAGACGTCGACGCCGAAGCGTTGACCCTGTTGGTCGTCAACAAGCTGCGTGGAACGCTGAATGTCTGTGCCGTTAAAGCACCAGGCTTCGGCGATCGCCGCAAAGCAATGTTGGGAGACATCGCAACCCTGACCGGCGGAACGCTGATCAGCGAAGACTTGGGCATCCAACTGGAAAACGTCACGCTGGAACAACTGGGACGTGCGAAGAACGTCACCGTTGACAAGAACAGCACCACGATCGTTGAAGGTGGCGGAAAACGCGAAGATATCGATCAACGCGTTGCCCAAATCCGTGCTCAGATCGAGCAGACCGACAGCGACTACGACAAAGAGAAGTACCAAGAACGCTTGGCCAAGTTGGCCGGTGGTGTTGCCGTGATCAGCGTCGGTGCAGAAACCGAAGCTGAGATGAAGCAAACCAAAGCACGCTTGGAAGACGCTTTGCACGCCACACGTGCTGCAGTCGAAGAAGGCATCCTGCCAGGTGGCGGTGTTGCACTCGTTCGCTGCATCGAAGCTGTCGAAGCCGCCAAGAAGTCGGCTCGTGGCGACGAAAAGATCGGCGTCGATATCGTCTTGGGTGCCCTTTCGGCTCCGATGAAGCAGATCGCTGACAACGGCGGAATCGACGGAAGCGTTGTCGTTGACGAAGTTCGTCAGAAAGACGCCAGCATCGGTTACAACGCCCACAGTGGCGAATATGCCGACATGTTCAAAGTTGGTGTTATCGACCCTGTCAAAGTTGTGCGTACCGCACTGACCAACGCAGGCAGCATCGCAGGTTTGTTGCTGACAACCGAAGCGATGGTCACCAACTTTGAGAAGGAAGACAAAGAACGCGTCCGCGCTGAAGGCGTCGTTTCTTAAGCAGGATGCGATGATTGAGTCGTAATCACATCGACGGGCCGCTGCCTATTGAACGGCATGCGGCCCGTTTTTGTGTGCGACAACCCAGGCGGTAAATGGTGTCCCGATCGGATGCGATTTGCCATTAATCAAAACACATACACGACGACTGTCTGTGTCGATGAGTAATAAGCGAGATTACTACGAAGTCCTAGCTGTCGAACGCAGTGCGACAAAGGTGCAAATCGATCGCGCCTATCGCAAGCTTGCGATCAAGTATCACCCCGACAGTAGCAAGGCCGAAGACGCCGTCGAGCGATTCAAAGAAGCATCGGAGGCTTACGAAGTCCTCAGTGATGCCGACAAGCGATCGCGTTATGACCGCTATGGGCATTCCGGTGTCGAAGGCGCGTCAAGCCAGTTCAATGACGTCGAGGACATCTTCGAAGCCTTCGGAGAGATGTTCGGTGGCGGCGGAATGTTCGGTGACCTGTTCGGCGGACGAAGCGGCGGCCGGTCACGACGCGCACGACGCGGTGCCGATATCCGCTGCGACGTCACGCTGACCTTGGAAGAAGCGGCCAAGGGGGTTAGCAAAGAGATCACTTTCCGACGTCACGTCGGATGTGGCACCTGCGATGGCAGTGGTGCGGCCCCAGGCAGCCAGCCGGAGGTCTGTTCGACATGCGGTGGCCGGGGACAGGTTGTTCAGTCGGCAGGAATCCTACGCGTTCAGACCGCTTGTCCGCATTGCGGTGGGGCCGGGCAAAAGATCAGCCAGCCCTGTACGGACTGTCGCGGAAGTGGCCTGCAAACCGAAAAGGCTGAACTGACTGTCGAGATCCCCGCGGGTGTCGACGACGGCATGCGTGTTCGTGTCCAAGGCGAAGGCGAAGCAAGTTCCAACGGCGGACCTCCGGGCGACTGTTATTGCTTCATCACCGTGAAGCCACACGAACTGTTCCGGCGTGACGGAAGTAACCTTATCCTCCAATTGCCGATCTCCTACAGCCAAGCTGCACTTGGAGCGGAATTGGAAGTCCCGACATTGGACGGTCCGGAAGTCTTGCGTATCGACGCGGGAACCCAAAACGGCGAAGTCTTCACCCTTGGAGGTAAAGGCGTTGTCGATCCACGTGGCGGACGCGCTGGCGACTTGTTGGTGCAGGTTTTCATCGAAGTCCCCAAGAAGCTGTCCGGCGAACAAGAAGAACTACTTCGGAAGCTTGCAGAATTGGACCACGAGTCTGTGCTTCCGCACCGCAAAACGTTTCTCGAAAAGGTCGCTGACCTGTTCTAGTACATCAACGATCAACGTGATCTTTAAATAAGAACCATGAGTGAACCAATCGATCCTGAATTAGAAGACGGCAACGCTGTCGAATCGGAATCCGCTGACGAGCAAGTTGTCGACGAGGCGTTCAATGACGCCGAGACGCTTGAGCAGCCGGAAACTCGCGATGAAGAAATGGAGCGTCTGCGACGTGCGGCTACCGAGGCGGACAAGCGTGTCTTGCAAGCCCAGGCCGAAGCGGAGAACTTCCGCAAACGGATGCGACGTGATTTCGAAGACCAGATCCGTTTCGCGTCGACCGATTTGGTAGTCGACTTGCTGCAGGTCCGTGACAATCTTTATCGCGCGATCGAAGCGGCCAACAGCGGCCAGACCGATGGTCTTCAAGAAGGCGTCGCGATGGTTGTAAAGCAAATGGACGATGTCTTTGGAAAGCATGGCGTCACGCCTATTCCGACCGAAGGCGAAGAGTTCGATCCGAACTTGCATGAAGCGATCTCGCAAATGCCAAGCAACGATGTCGAAAGCGGCAAGATCGCGCACGTGGCGCAATCCGGCTTCAAGCTGCACGAACGTGTGATCCGGCCTAGCCAAGTCGTTGTCAGCAAAGGCCCTGCCTAACGCTGGCGAGCTGCCTGCGATGAGGGCACCCTTGATCAATCGATCGGGTGACCCATCAGGAGCGATTCGGTCGGAGGGCCGAACAAAATTCAAAGCCTACGCTCGCATCAGTGGCGGGCATGAAGGCAATCGTAAGAACCTACAGTCCGGTCTGATCTTCTGCTGATCGTCAGACCGTCTATCGAATAGACTCTTTTAAACAAACACTTTTTGCGGTGATGATTGTCCATGCCAACGTATGACTATCAATGCGATGCCTGTGGGCACGAAATGGAGCTCTTTCAGGGCATCAACGATCCGGTAAAAAAGAAGTGCCCCGAGTGCGGCAAGCTAAAGCTTCGTCGATTGTTCGGCAGCGGTGCCGCGATCGTGTTCAAAGGTAGTGGCTTCTATCAAACGGACTACCGCAGCGATAGCTACAAGAAAGGCGCCAAAGCGGACAGCAAACCTTCGGAGTCAAAGTCGGACTCAGGTAAGAAAGAAACCAAAGCTGCCAAGAAGCCAAAGTCAAAAGACTGACCGACCACCGGTACGATCAAGATGCCCTACCAGCGATCTAGCAAGCGATTAACGGCCGACCGTTCGGCGGTCTTGGTCATCGACCTGCAGGAAAAGCTGGTTCCGGCGATCCCTTCGGCTGAGGACGTGGTGCATTTTACCGATGCACTGCTACGTGTCGCGGAGCGTTTGCAAGTCCCGTCGGCCGCGACGGTGCAATACCCGAAAGGGCTTGGTGGTTTGGTGTCGCCGCTTGACGATTGGTTCGACGAACCGGAGGAGAAGCTCGATTTCTCGGCCGCAGTTTGCAGGCGTGAGTTAGATCAGTGGATATCCGATGGGCGAGATCAAATTTTGATCTGTGGCGTCGAGACGCATATTTGTGTTTTGCAAACCGTGTTGGATCTGCAGCAAGAAGGTTTAACTCCGGTCGTGATCAGTGAGGCGGTTGCCGCACGAGGCGGTTGGGAACATGAAACGGCGATCGAGCAGTTGCGTGATTTGGGAGTCAGCATCACGACGCTCGAATCGGTGATCTATCAGTGGCTCGAAACTGCAGATCATCCCGAATTTAAAGCGATCAGTCGCATCGTAAAATCGTTGTAGGTGATTCCGTTTGGCGTGCTAAGTTTCAGACGATCGGTTCGGTCTTCGAATCGACTCATCGATGAAACAAAACGCCAATCGCTAGGTCACATTTCGATGCAGTGCAAGGACTGTCAGGAAGAAATGCGATGGATTGCCAATCGCAACCATCATCGCTGTCTGTCGTGCGGGAAGTACGAGTTTGCGTCACCGCTAGATGACCCGGCCGAGCCACTGGTGCTGCTGGGAGAGTCTCCGGGCGTGGCGTGTTCGAAGTGCAGAGTGCCACTCGAGTTTGCGACTTTGCATGGAAACTGGCGTGTCTGTCTTTGCCCGCAATGTCGTGGCTTTGTGATCGAGAAAGGATGCTTGGCAACGATCATCCATCAGAAGCGAATGTCGTTTCAGGGCGAGGACCTGACACCAACGCCGATGGATCATCAAGAGCTAAAGTCAGAACTGGATTGTCCGGCTTGTTTAGAAGTGATGGAAACGCATCCTTACTATGGCCCGGGAACTGTGGTCATCAACAGCTGTGAAGGGTGCGGTGTCGCATGGCTGGACCACTGGGAATTGGCCGCGATAATCCAGGCTCCTGGGAAACGTCCCGACCGTGGTTCATCACCGATCGTTCCGACCCGTCCGGCAATAGATTTTGCCGCGCGAGAAAGTGATCCGATGCTCCGCAACGGTGCCTCATTGCTGCATTTGTTGCTGGGGATTTGAAGCCTTCCAAGTCGAGCTTGAATCTGGCTGTTCGAACCTCGAATTGAATAAAGGCTCATCTCAGTTGCCTTCGGTATTGAGTCATCGATGTCGAAGGCAGCATGTTTCAAGATGCGATACATTGTTCTGACGACCTATCAAACTGGGTCACAGAACTTCTCCTTCGCACTTCCTGACTGTCTGCTCGTATGACCGATCCCCAGCAAAACGATCCTGCGTCATCCGAGTCCCAGGGTTTCGATTCGGGCCAATCCGTTTCGCCAAACGGAAACACAAGTCAGACGAAACAGAACTCTGGGCAGCGAGCCTTTGCCGCACGAAAAATTAACTATCGGCATAGCTCAAAATTCGTGCCGATCCTAGAGCACCTTGGGTGTTCCCTGTTGGTCTCTACCTATGCCGCTGGCAAGGTCGCGAGTATTGGTGCGGCCGATGGTGAGTTGCACTTGCGGTTTTCAAACTTTCAGCAAGCGATGGGAATTGCGATACCGGATGCACTTGCGTCAGTGGATGCAGGGGCGGCGAACGTGGAGGCGAGGGATGCAGAAATCGGCAAGTCGATTTCGGCAAGGACGCTTGCCGTCGGTGGTCCAAACCTCGTTTGGTTCATGCGAGATGCCGGGTCTCTTGCAAGGCAAGTAGAACCGGCGGGAACGTATGACCGAGCGTTTTTGGCACGTGAGTCGTTTGTAACTGGAAACATCAGCATTCATGAGATGGCTTGGGGGCACGGGCAAGAGCTTTGGATGGTCAATACGCTGTTCTCCTGTTTGGCAACACTGCATCCCGATTACAACTTCGTACCGAGGTGGCAGCCGCCTTTTATCGATGGCTTAGCCCCACAGGATCGATGTCACCTAAACGGGATGGCGATGATTGACGGCAGGCCACGGTATGTGACTTGTCTAGGCACGTCCAACGAAGCACGTGGATGGCGTGAAGGCAAAGTTGGCGGTGGTGCGCTAGTCGATGTTGACTCCGGCGAAGTCATCACAAAAGGTTTCTGCATGCCTCATTCACCACGTTGGCATCAAGGCAAGTTGTTCTTGTTGGACAGTGGGCGTGGGCAATTAGTTGCGGTTGACTTGGATTCCGGAAAGGTCGATGTTGTTTCTGATTATCCGGGATACGGTCGTGGCTTGGCCTTTGCCGGGCAATTCGCATTTGTCGGGATGAGCCGCGCGCGCGAGACATCGGTGTTTGGTGGCGTCCCGATTTGTGATGACACCAGTCGACTTCGCTGTGGCATCGTTGTGATCGACTTGGCCAGCGGTCGCAATGTTGCGTTCTTGGAATTCGAATCGGGGATCGAAGAGCTGTTCGATGTGCAGGTCATTGAACATTCACGGCGCACCGTTTTGTGTGGTCCTTACCCACAAGAAGACCAACAGGTTCCCGTTTGGGTTGTTCCGCCAGAGATTCAGACGAGCGGCCGTCGTTAGGAACCGAGGCGACTCTTAATCTGGCGATCAGGCTCTGCTGTGCCCAGGAAGTCGATGCTATTTGTGGTTGCGATGGTAGTACGGTGGGCGTCTTGGAGCCGACGTAATTCAAATTCAGCCACGGTCGCGAAGCTGATGCTTCAAATGCTCCTCCATCGCCAACAATTCTTCCTGGCTTTTATCCAGCAATTTCTCGACGGTCGATTCTTCGATGACCATTACTTTGCGATCCATTGCGGGCGGGAAAACAGGCGGAGGGAGACAATGTAGCCCAGAGTTCGGACTTCGGCATCCATCGAAGTTGTCGATATCATGACTGCCCGCACCCAAAGTCGCTTACGGCGAAGCCGCTATTTCGAGTTTCAAGCTAGAGCGACAACAGGCTCGAAACAGCCACCGTCGTGTTGGTGTGTGGCACCATTCGGCAAACAGTAGGATCGAATGCCGGAAAACCGGGAAGGTGAAACACAGAGCAACGGAGGACACAGAGTATTTGGTTGGAGCGGTCAGGCCGCCATTTGCGATTACAGTTCTAAAACGTGCCGAACAGTCTTGTGCCTGACCAGCTGATTGGCAACTGACTCTCCCATCAGTCGCCTGGCGCCAGCCTGCGGTTCTCTCTCTTGTTGGTGTGTGGCACCATTCGGCAAACAGTAGGATCGGATGCCGGAAAACCGGGAAGGTGAAACACAGAGCAACGGAGGACACAGAGTATTTGGTTGGAGCGATCAGGCCGCCATTTGCGGTTACAGTTCTAAAACGTGCCGAACAGTCTTGTGCCTGACCAGCTGATTGGCAACTGACTCTCCCATCAGCCGCTTGGCGCCAGCCTGCGGTTCTCTCTCTGGGCCAGCAACGGTCGGTAATCACGCAAACCATTCTGCCAACGATTAAGGTGACCGCAGGGGTAGTTGTGCGCATGGCTCCTAAGTCTGTGCGTGGATGAGAACGCCCCGCACAGACTACCCATCGCACCGTAAGCTTGACGTTCCTCGATCGTCTCTGAGGAATCGGTCAGCCCTATCACACTGTACTGTTGGTCCAAACGCAGTAAAAAAGCGAGGGCTTGGCGATCTTGTGCCACCGATGAAGCAGCCAGCGTCGGATTTGCGCTCCGCAGGTTGGATTTGCATGATTTTGTCGGTTGTGCGGTGGTGGTTTGGCTATACTACGGACCTTGTCCGCTTCTGGTGCGGAAACTGGAACCCCTGGCTCGGTAGAGGCGAACGGCTGTGCAGGTCCAGCGCATGAGTCTTATCTATTGGGAACCGGTGACCGACAACTGTCCGGATGTCTGACCTATTCGTTGCCCGACAACTTTTGAGATTCCCAATGGACGGTTCGCGATCGCGATTTGCGAAAGTAGTTTCCAATGGTTCGGTTCGTACTAGGAAACGTGAAACGAAGTCACTGCAAAAACGACGAACGGGAAAGCTTCGTCGTAATCTTGCCGCTTCGATCGAAACACTTGAATCGCGTCATCTGTTGACCTTTGCGATCGACCTGTTCGCGGACATCAACCAGCTTGGCAAGTCATCGGACATTGGCGTCGATTCCCGAGCCGACGAAAGCGTCGATGTAGCTGTGCTCGGTAGCGAGATGTTCTTCACCGCTGACGATGGCCTGCACGGCGCCGAACTGTGGAAGACCGATGGCACCGCTGCTGGCACCGTGCTGGTCAAGGACATCTTGCCTGGTCCTGATGGTGCGGCCCCGTTTGACTTGACCGTCAAAAATGGCGAGCTGTTTTTTGTCGCCGAAGATGAAACAGGCGAACTGGATATTTGGAAGTCTGACGGAACCGAAGCTGGGACCGTTGTTGCCTTTGATGCACAACTCGCCAGTGACGTCTTTCTTGATATCCAACCGAAACTGACAGCCTCTGGCGACAAGCTGTTTTTCGTCGGCTACGATTCGTCATTCAACTACGAACTCTGGGTCAGCGACGGTAGCCAAGCCGGTACACAGTTGGTTCATGATTTCGGTTATGGCATTCCCCACGAATTGACCGACGTCAACGGGACTCTCTTTTTTGCCGCTTACGACAGTCACCAGTCAACTGATTCCGGAACTGAGCTTTGGAAAAGTGACGGGACGTCCGGTGGCACGATGATGGTCGCCGACTTGGGTGTCGACGCGGGATTCGACGGTACGCTTGGAACTGCTGACGACGACGAATCGTTTTCATCGTATCCGACCGAACTGACCGAACTAAACGGCGTGCTCTACTTCGTCGCCGAAGATGCGCAAGAAGGCTACGAGCTATTTCGTAGCGACGGGACTCAAGCCGGTACGATGATCGTTGACGATCTGACCATCGGTAGTTCGACAAGCCCAGAAGAGTTGACACCCTTTGGTACCGAGCTGTTCTTTTCGGCGATCGCGCCCAGCGGTGGGCGTCATCTTTTCAAGACCGATGGGACCACGATCAGCATGGTCGCCGATACAACCGAAGGGTTAGGGTCGAGCGATCCGCTGGATTTAGAAGTCGTCGGAAGCGAGTTGTTCTTTAGTGCCCAAGGTGCGATCCCCGCAACGAGCGTATCGGCGACTTCACCAACGTTGACGGCAGACAATTCGATCGCATCGGGTGGGACGTATGCCGGCGTATTCGCGGCCGCGAATTCGGCCTTCAACGGGCAACTGACGATCTTTGGAAATGTGCTAAACATCAGCACTTCGGTTCAAGGGTCGGAAGACTCCAGCGGTGAACCACCGGGATGGGTCAGCAGTTCCGCACGCATCGGTACCGCCGGAGTTGGCTTAACTACTATCGCCCCGGGTGATCTTTACGTGGAGGACATCGATAGCGGCGATTTGGTTGATGATTTTTGGGAATGGACCATCAGCGATCCTGCCGGATTGAGCAACATCTCGTTCTCGGGGTTTGCTTCGGGAAATGAGTTTGAACAGGCTGGCGAAGGTCTGTTGTTCGAATTGTTCCTTAACGGATCTCTAGCCGCGACGGATACGGTTTCTGGCAACGAACTGGATAACTGGGTGACCAATCGGGACGCGAACAACGTTTCAATTACCGATCCCGGTGGAGCCTCCGTAACATCCGCCACCGTTCGCTTGTCGATCGGTAACGCAACGTTCCCAAGTCTTCCTGATGGCGGAACCGAAGCGTTTTTAGTGAACGCGACACTGAC
The Stieleria sp. JC731 genome window above contains:
- the groL gene encoding chaperonin GroEL (60 kDa chaperone family; promotes refolding of misfolded polypeptides especially under stressful conditions; forms two stacked rings of heptamers to form a barrel-shaped 14mer; ends can be capped by GroES; misfolded proteins enter the barrel where they are refolded when GroES binds); translation: MAKQLLFDDHARARMLAGIDKLANAVAVTMGPTGRNVIIDKSFGGPTVTKDGVTVAKEVELEDRFENMGAKLVIEVAQKTSDLAGDGTTTATVLARAIFKEGLRNIVAGSNPTAVRRGIDKAVNAACNHLLEMGRPVEDKKEVEHVGAISANNDPKIGELLAEALERVGKDGVITVEEGKTRETSVEYVDGMQFDKGYISPYFITDAGTMEASLENALVLLYEKKISNIRDLVPLLEKSAQTGQPLLIIAEDVDAEALTLLVVNKLRGTLNVCAVKAPGFGDRRKAMLGDIATLTGGTLISEDLGIQLENVTLEQLGRAKNVTVDKNSTTIVEGGGKREDIDQRVAQIRAQIEQTDSDYDKEKYQERLAKLAGGVAVISVGAETEAEMKQTKARLEDALHATRAAVEEGILPGGGVALVRCIEAVEAAKKSARGDEKIGVDIVLGALSAPMKQIADNGGIDGSVVVDEVRQKDASIGYNAHSGEYADMFKVGVIDPVKVVRTALTNAGSIAGLLLTTEAMVTNFEKEDKERVRAEGVVS
- the dnaJ gene encoding molecular chaperone DnaJ; protein product: MSNKRDYYEVLAVERSATKVQIDRAYRKLAIKYHPDSSKAEDAVERFKEASEAYEVLSDADKRSRYDRYGHSGVEGASSQFNDVEDIFEAFGEMFGGGGMFGDLFGGRSGGRSRRARRGADIRCDVTLTLEEAAKGVSKEITFRRHVGCGTCDGSGAAPGSQPEVCSTCGGRGQVVQSAGILRVQTACPHCGGAGQKISQPCTDCRGSGLQTEKAELTVEIPAGVDDGMRVRVQGEGEASSNGGPPGDCYCFITVKPHELFRRDGSNLILQLPISYSQAALGAELEVPTLDGPEVLRIDAGTQNGEVFTLGGKGVVDPRGGRAGDLLVQVFIEVPKKLSGEQEELLRKLAELDHESVLPHRKTFLEKVADLF
- the grpE gene encoding nucleotide exchange factor GrpE produces the protein MSEPIDPELEDGNAVESESADEQVVDEAFNDAETLEQPETRDEEMERLRRAATEADKRVLQAQAEAENFRKRMRRDFEDQIRFASTDLVVDLLQVRDNLYRAIEAANSGQTDGLQEGVAMVVKQMDDVFGKHGVTPIPTEGEEFDPNLHEAISQMPSNDVESGKIAHVAQSGFKLHERVIRPSQVVVSKGPA
- a CDS encoding FmdB family zinc ribbon protein; translated protein: MPTYDYQCDACGHEMELFQGINDPVKKKCPECGKLKLRRLFGSGAAIVFKGSGFYQTDYRSDSYKKGAKADSKPSESKSDSGKKETKAAKKPKSKD
- a CDS encoding isochorismatase family protein; translation: MPYQRSSKRLTADRSAVLVIDLQEKLVPAIPSAEDVVHFTDALLRVAERLQVPSAATVQYPKGLGGLVSPLDDWFDEPEEKLDFSAAVCRRELDQWISDGRDQILICGVETHICVLQTVLDLQQEGLTPVVISEAVAARGGWEHETAIEQLRDLGVSITTLESVIYQWLETADHPEFKAISRIVKSL
- a CDS encoding TIGR03032 family protein, which produces MTDPQQNDPASSESQGFDSGQSVSPNGNTSQTKQNSGQRAFAARKINYRHSSKFVPILEHLGCSLLVSTYAAGKVASIGAADGELHLRFSNFQQAMGIAIPDALASVDAGAANVEARDAEIGKSISARTLAVGGPNLVWFMRDAGSLARQVEPAGTYDRAFLARESFVTGNISIHEMAWGHGQELWMVNTLFSCLATLHPDYNFVPRWQPPFIDGLAPQDRCHLNGMAMIDGRPRYVTCLGTSNEARGWREGKVGGGALVDVDSGEVITKGFCMPHSPRWHQGKLFLLDSGRGQLVAVDLDSGKVDVVSDYPGYGRGLAFAGQFAFVGMSRARETSVFGGVPICDDTSRLRCGIVVIDLASGRNVAFLEFESGIEELFDVQVIEHSRRTVLCGPYPQEDQQVPVWVVPPEIQTSGRR